Proteins from one Plodia interpunctella isolate USDA-ARS_2022_Savannah chromosome 3, ilPloInte3.2, whole genome shotgun sequence genomic window:
- the LOC128683455 gene encoding rhomboid-related protein 2-like produces MTPNVECESQRLSAEAVPVHQCRRVLPHEPSPAPAWLDQEYNPTTHTSQAEEKLLNPANFTPLKTKPYEVALTISNEKQVKYVPKTKSKFERTKDRIINAVKPPCFTISMIILMVSVHVFVPEEWRDWLEWTPLPEWWHQPWRLVSYGIVHANAVHLALNAVVALAVGWRLEFEQSWWRVMGVWVGGVVAGGLGAGLLQPEVRVVGASGAVYALLTAHLPNVCLKFGYVPLWWFRPLSVIVLGASETCWALVRGPMMTPGSPHSQQDNVAWSAHALGAAVGIPLAFIIFKADKENDDKTYIRLCRAFSATILTAGVVFVGLYYATLYSI; encoded by the exons ATGACTCCGAATGTGGAGTGCGAGTCCCAGCGGCTGAGCGCAGAGGCAGTGCCCGTCCATCAGTGCCGGAGGGTCTTACCACACGAGCCCTCACCGGCCCCGGCTTGGCTAGATCAGGAGTACAACCCTACCACACACACAAGCCAGGCAGAAGAAAAGCTTCTGAACCCTGCGAACTTCACGCCTCTTAAAACGAAGCCTTATGAAGTGGCTTTGACCATTAGTAACGAGAAACAAGTGAAATATGTACCAAAGACAAAGTCCAAGTTTGAAAGGACGAAGGATAGAATAATAAACGCTGTCAAGCCGCCGTGTTTTACTATCTCCATGATTATACTTATG GTGAGTGTCCACGTATTCGTCCCTGAAGAATGGCGCGATTGGCTAGAATGGACGCCGCTGCCCGAGTGGTGGCACCAACCCTGGCGTCTGGTCTCCTATGGCATTGTCCACGCTAATGCTGTCCACCTGGCTCTGAATGCAGTTGTCGCTCTCGCT GTTGGCTGGCGGCTGGAGTTCGAGCAGTCGTGGTGGCGAGTCATGGGCGTGTGGGTGGGAGGTGTGGTCGCCGGCGGACTCGGCGCTGGGCTACTGCAGCCGGAAGTCAGGGTCGTCGGGGCTTCAGGAGCTGTGTATGCGCTCCTCACTGCGCATTTACCTAATGTTTGCCTTAA GTTCGGCTACGTACCGCTTTGGTGGTTTCGGCCGTTGAGCGTGATAGTGCTAGGGGCCTCTGAGACCTGCTGGGCACTGGTGCGAGGCCCCATGATGACCCCGGGATCACCACACTCGCAACAGGACAATGTTGCGTGGTCTGCCCACGCCCTGGGAGCTGCTGTTGGGATCCCACTAGCCTTTATCATTTTCAAAG CTGATAAAGAAAACGACGATAAGACGTACATTCGTTTATGTCGGGCGTTCTCAGCAACCATATTGACAGCGGGCGTTGTTTTTGTGGGTCTTTACTACGCGACTTTATATTCCATATAG